The DNA window aggtgataagatccttgactagtctctcaaagcacttcatgaggacggaagtgagtgctgcggggcgatagtcgtttagctcagttagcttcttgggaacaggaacaatggtggccctcttgaagcatgtgggaacagtagactgggatagggatttaTTAAATaggtctgtaaacacaccagccagctggtctgcgcatgctctgaggacgaggctagggatgcagtctgggccggcagccttgcgagggttaacacatttacatttttgacTCACGTTGGCTATGGTGAAGAGGAGgccgcaggttttggttgcgggccgtgccACCGGCACTgaattgtcctcaaagcgagcaaagaagttgttaagtttgtctgggagcaagacattggtgtttgacggggctggttttccttttgtagtccgtgattgactgtagaccctgccacatatgtcttgtgtctgagccgttgaattgcgactctactttgtctctatactgacgcatagcttgtttgattgccttggagggaatagctacactgtttgtattcggtcatgtttccggtcaccttgccatgattaaaagcagtggttcgcgctttcagttttgcacgaatgctgccaacaatccacggtttctggttggggaaggatTTAATATTCACAGTGGGCACCACACAtccaccgatgcacttgctaataaactcgctcaccgaatcagcgtatacgtcAACATTATTGTCCAATGCtatccagaacatatcccagtccatgtgatcgaagtaatcttgaagcatggaatcagattggtcggaccagcgttgaataaacctgagcacgggcgtttcccgtttcagtttctgtctataggctgggagcaacaaaatggagtcgtggtcagatttgccgaaaggagggcgagggagggctttgtatgcatcgtggaaattagagtagcaatgatctaGAGTGTTGCCAGCCCGGGTCgcacattcgatatgctgataaaatttagggagccttgttaaaatccccagctacaataaatgcagcctcaggatatgtggttttcaGTTTACTCCAATGGAgctctttcagggccgtcgaggggtctgcttggggggggggggggggggggggagtatacatggctgtgaatataatcgaagagaattctcttggtagataatgcggtcgccATTTGATCGTAAGGAATTCTagggtcaggtgaacaaaaggatttgagttcctgtaagttgttatgatcacaccacgtctcgttaatcataaggcatacccttcttcttaccagagagatgtttgtttctgttggcgtgatgcgtgaagaaaccgggtggctgtaccgattcttttttattttatttattttacctttattttactaggcaagtcagttaagaacaaattcttattttcaatgacggcctaggaacagtgggttaactgcctgttcaggggcagaacgacagattttgtaccttgtcagctctgggatttgaacttgcaacctttcggttacaagtccaatgctctaaccactaggctaccctgccgcccctgataacgtatcccgagtgagccatgtttccgtgaaacaaaagactggacattggcgaatAGTATACTCAGGAGCGGTGGGTGGgggtgcccgtctacggagcctgaccagaagaccgctccgtctgcggCTCTTTGAtttgggtcgcctactgggatcCGATACATTGTCCTGgatggtggtccaaacagaggatccgcttcgagaaagttgtattcctggtcgtaatgttggtaagttgacgttgctcttatatccaatagttcctcccggctgtatgtgataagacttaagatttcctggggtaacagtgtaagaaataatacataaataacactttgtattcaagacaaacttaatttctttgccacatttttcagttttactttagttgGTGCATGCTACACCACTGCTAAGAAATTGTGATGTGTCAAATTATATCCAGCTTAGGTCtcttatttttttaataatgttATTGAAAattctgctaccatgttgtgctgctgccatgttgctaccatgccgtgttgtcatgtgttgctgccatgccaTCATCTTAGGTCTCACTTTATGCAGTGTTGTGttttcttgtcgtgatgtgttttgtcctatatttttatttaatttattcatatttttaatcccagccctcaTCCCGGCAGGAggtcttttggtaggccatcattgtaaataaaaatgtgttcttaactgacatacctagttaaataaaggttcaatttaaaataaaaaaaaataaataacctgGTACACCCcccaagcatcatgaaacctggTGTCGGTCACTAAATTAAAATTCTGGTATTGACACAACATAATATTAAAGTGAGCTCCAAAAGCATTGGGAGAGTTacacatgtttttgttgttttggctccagaactttggatttgaaattatataATGACTgaagttaaagtgcagactgtcagctttaatttgagtaTATTTTCGTCacagtttagaaattacagcactttttataCATAGTCCCccaccattttaggggaccaaaagtattgggagaaATTaacttgtgtattaaagtagtaaaaggttaagtatttggtcccatattcctagcaggCAATAACTACATTAAGCACGTGACTGTACAAACTtgaatgcatttgctgtttgttttggttgcgtTTCAGATTTTgttcccaatagaaatgaatggtaaataacgtagtgtcattttggagtcacttgtattgtaaataagaatataatgttTCAGACTCGTGCATTAATGTGGATgataccatgattacggatagtcctgaaataatcgtgaataatgatgagggaGAAAGTTAGCTGCACAAATAtcctacccccaagacatgctaacctctcaccattacaataacgggggaggttagcattttttttggggggggggggtggggtatGGTATTCATGCCTCTAAcgcatttcaaatccaaagtgctgaagTAAAGAGCCGAaacaaaaaaatgtgtcactgaGCCAATACTTTGAGTTCACTGTATGTTTAGTGTAGAAAAGAAAAACACTTCCAGTGGAATTTCCCCAGTCATATTGTTCTACTGATCAAAGGAGATATAGGTGCAGCATTATATTTCAGCATAAACCACTGATTGGTGTCACTGTCAAACAAGTAATTGTGTATTTACTAGCAGTCTTGGGACAAGACTGCTGAATCTGACTGTTCAGGTTTAGACATTAAAACATACGGTAACCTCATGGTCAGTCGACTTCCCTGTTTAACAATCACAAAACCAACTATGTTTCCCTGTCTCCTAAAGGCAATTCAATAGAGATGAACATGACTGATGAAAACAATCATGGGAATGCAGTAGTttacttgggcaggagctcaacGGCGCTGAAACCAGGAACCTCAAATTGTCTACTGCTCGTGTTCCTGCACTTATTACAGAATATAGGCTTAAAACTACTGCagttcctgcacctaaatataaacagtacataCACAAAATGAGTACCAGACCTATTTCAGTACAAGTCAAGCATTGTGGGAATGTGTAAAACTGGTCTGACCTGTTGAAGGTTTTGTAGACGAACAACGTTGAGGCGGCGAGCCGAGTAGAAGATGAAGTAGCAAACAGTTACTGCTGTTATCATGAAGAAGGAGATGGAGACGAAGAAGACCGAGTAGTGGCTCATCCAGACACCATGCTGCTTGACCACCTCAATGGTCATCGAGACTGGAATCCCTTGCCTGAGCAGCTCAACAATTTCCATGCCCCGTCTGTGACTAATCATGATGGCAACCATATCTCCTGTTCCTGTAACCAGATGGGAAACAAAGTATGAGGAAACATAAATACAGGCTGGGCCTTAAATATGCTATTAGGTGCTCAAAGAAATTCCAGTATCTAGGCCTAATGTGTCAGTCTATTACAAATATTTAACAAACAATGTAAGAACATGGTGTTCTTTAATGTGAAAACATACCTACTGCAAAGTAAGTAGAACAATAGAAGGATCCATTACATGGTAGTGACGGGGGATAATATCAATATAGTTACATATCAGgacatttttattaatttttttacgATATATCGCAGCGTTTCGACAATGTCGCAATATTATTTGTGccagttggctgtacctgcaccaaaactcagGTATTTTTCCATCAACAAATGGTTCTGCATcattttaaatagggagccaatttgttttcagcacttttatttccatgatggATCAAAACTAGTTCTCTCATGCTCCCTCTGCAGCAaaatggtgagcaatatgtttggaatgttgaatcgcaatacatattagCACCTAAGCATTGTGATATCGTATCGGGAGGTCCCTGACActtcaaatcaaaaatcaaatcaaatgttagttGCATACACGTTTAGCAGATGTAGCTGAATACCTGTGTtcctagctctaacagtgcaaTAAAATCTAAAAGAATGgcattaagaaatatataaatattcccAGCCCTATTAcatggagactcatatctccctcactaactaagCATccgctgtcagagcagcttaccgattatTGCGCcggtacacagcccatctgtaaatagccacccaactacctcatccccatgttatttattttgttcctttgcaccccagcatctctacttgcacatctatcactccagtgttaatgctaaattataATCACTTCACCAATATGGccgatttattgccttacctccctacatttgcacacactctatacagatttttctattgtgttattgactgtacatttgtttatacCATGTGTAACTCAGTTTTTTTGTCAcagtgctttatcttggccaggtcgcagttgtaaatgagaacttgttctcaactggcctacctgtttaaataaaggtgaaatatatatatttttaaaaacatgtGACTCATGTCAACACAAATATTTCCTAAATTAGCTAATGGAGGGCATAGCTCAATGACTTAATATTACAAGGCTTATCTTTTCATTTTAAACTAGCTTCATTACACCCTCACATGGAATGGACAATCTGAGGCAATTACCATAGTTTTTCAGCAAGTCAATGTCACTTAAGTGTCTAAACTCCATAAAGAATGGAAGAACAGGCAGAATGGAAGGCTATGCCACACAAGACATGTGTAGGTAGGCCTACAGTGGGGTTCTTCAGAATTAGAGCTGAGCAGAGGGAACAGGTTTTGCAAATACTTCCCAGATGTTGGCCTACATTAAGTATACTCAAAAGCAATTCAGAGAACATTAGAATTTAACAATTATAGACGATGGTTTTCAAATTAACTTATCTTGACCATTCGGCTATGAGAGCTTTTTCATCCAATAATATAGTAGGCTACTGGGGTGATTTAAGTGCACGGGGTAGCTTAAATGAAAGAGAAGGGTGCAATTGCGGCACACAATTCTGGGCGTTCCACTTAGGACAGGTCGGAGGCGGGGGTTACAGTTGGCAGTGTTATTAATGCACAATAACATTGGAAGCCAGCTGCGGATAAACACCACAAAAGGGGCGGGGCgataacagtagctagctagccgtACACAGTAGACAGTGTCCTTCACCAGTGTGTGTTCGCTTAGCCAGCTAGTTTAAGAAGGACTCCGCTACACACTAAGCGGGGGCGACGCAGTAATCTAGCAAGCCAACTAGCACACGGTGtcgttaactatcaagctagctagtaCACGTTAGATCCTAACCTCCTCTCTGCTGGTGCTAGCGTAAGGTGGGGACGATCGCCCCACCTGTTTAGGACAGTGACATTAtacttttatttcactttttGCTGTAAATTGCAAACTACATAACGTTACCTGGGTGCGACATTTGGATGACTGTATTGTTTGTACCAAGACCATTGAAAATTACAGCAGCAACAGCTCCTTTACTGGCTGCAACATTGATCTTCTGTGAAAAAGTACATTCGTAGCCGCGTTGAATTATGGCGATCCACCCCTTTGACCCACTAGGCACATCATAAAAAGTATCACTTTCGCAACTGTAAATCGGATCAGGTAAATAAACGTCCCCAATCACCGTAACTTTAGGAGAATCTTGTCCATATAGCGTTGGTCCGCTTTCCCCTTGTCGCGATATGGTTTCGTTGTTTGCAGGATCAATAAACGACACGTTCAGGTAGGCTGTGTAATAAGTCGCTACTGCAAAATGTAAACTCGACACCTGAAGACTTAAAGCCACAAACAGCCATGAAAATAGATACCGTTTCGCTAAAGGTTCCATAATCATTTTTTACGGCGTGGGTTACCAGTGCCGTTCCGCGTTGAACAGTCGATAAAAGATATGGGACTTAAAAACAAAACGAAGAAAATTTTTAGCTCGTCTAACTAACGTCATTAGGATATTAAGCGGCGGGCTGACAGGTGAACTAGTTCTAGACTCCTCCCTTCGTGACGTCAATGAGGTCAAATTGAGAGTAGTACGCTCCCATTTCATTCTTAAAGGAGAAGCACACGTTTAACCAAACCTCAAGGATTagttagttaaaaaaaaaaaattacatggCGACATAATACAAACAAATTAAACAGAGACACATCACAATAACGTTTACAATGCAATGCTTGCTGTTGGGTTACAAACCTATGTTCCTGCAGGGCCTAATTGATTGTCATGTGCAGACAATGAACAGTGCAACAATGTTGCTAAGGCCCAATCAATcattcaaattgtatttgtcacatgcttcatcaacaacagttgtagactaacgaaataatagaaaaataataacatgaggaataaatacacaatgagtaacaatatacactgggtaccagatGTGCAGGGGGTAATTGAGGTAGAGATGGCCTGGACTCTGGGGTAGACATAAACGTAAATCCAGAACACTCAAActagtatggtatgtattcatttgtggatgtccattatGTATAATATTTTACAAATTTTTGCTCAATGTATATGTTaggaattccaatttgttgtggctaacactAACGTTAGCTAAGGGGCTAACATTAGCTGGGGTTAATGTTAGGAGTTGGTAAAGAGTTAAAGTTAGCAACAACTTACCATTTTAGCTAAGTAGCTAAAAGTATTAAGTCGTTTCTAATTAGATAATATGATACAGTTGTCAAACACGCAGCCTTTAAGTTGGTAGACGTTCGGTCCTAGATGTATAGAAGCCCACGTACTGAACGATGAAATGCAACCATAACTCATCCCCAGGCTTGTCTTCTGATTTCGAAAAAAAAGTGAACACTTGGTCAATTGATGTACAAATTCATTTAATTCATCTTGCTCTGATGTACAGTATGTCATTCCTTAATCAATATAGACATACTGTATCATAAAATCAAGTGCATGTAATGCATTTGCTCCTAAAAGAAATCACTTTAAACAAATACCAGAAAACACCATTGCCTATTTCAGATACAAATGTGGCCAACATACAGTATAACTTAGTTAGCAGAATCATACctagcacaggaggctgctgaggggagaacggcttaTAATAATGGCTCGAATGAAATGAtattaaacacatggaaaccatgtgtttgtttAATACCATTTCATGAATTCCGTTCCAACCATTATGAAGAGTCCGTCCTCCCCACTTAAGATACCACCGGCCTGTATTACCTAGCCTGCACACACAGTATTAAAGACCCAGTACAGTCACACTGAACAAACAcagaaatgcaacatgtaaagtgttgttctcatgtttcatgagatgaagTAAAAGTTCCCAGGAATTTACCATGAGCAGAAAAAAATTATCTAAAATCAAATCAGGTCAAATTGgattgttcacatacacatgtttagcaacTAAttttgcaggtgtagcgaaatacttgtttctcgctccaacagtaatatctaacaagttcacaacaatacacacaaatctaaggaatggaattaagaatatataaatatgggTGAGTATAGActaacagtagaatagaatacagtatatacaaacgatgagtaatgcaaaatatgtaaacattagtgactagtgttccatttattaaagtggatTGAGtctaattatatatatacacacacacacacactgtatatacacacaccagcAGCCTCTGATGgcagtttaacagtctgatggtcttgagattgaaaaacagctgtCTCAGCTTTGATGCCCCAATACTGACCttgtcttctggatgatagcggggtgaacagggagtggcttgggtggttgttgtccttgatctttttggccttcctggtaCATcgtgtgctgtaggtgtcctggagggcaggtagtgatGGGTATGCCGAGGAACATGAAGCGTTCCaacttctccactgcagtcctttcgatgtggataggggggtgctacctctgctgtttcctaaagtccacaatcatctcctttgttatgttgacattgagtgagaggttattttcctggtaccacactcccagagccctcaccacctccctgtaggccgtctcgtcgttgttagtaatcaagcccactactgttgtcgtCTGCAAGCTTGATGAAGTTGGAGttatgcgtggccacgcagtcatgggtgaacagggagtacaagagagggctgagcatgcacccttgtgttgaggatcagcgaagcgGAGGTGTTGTTTtcaaccttcaccacctggggggcggcccgtcaggaagtccagaaaccagttgcacagggtggggttcagacccagggcctcaagcaagagcttggatggtactatggtgttgaatgctgagctgtagttaatgaatagcaATCTTAcatgggtgttccttttgtccaggtgggaaagggcagtgttgagtgcaatagagattgaatcatctgtggctctgttggggcagtatgcaaattagtgggtctagagtttctgggataatggtgttgatgtgagccatgactagcctttcaaagcacttcatggctacagacgtgagtgctacgggtcggtagtcatttaggcaggttaccttagtgttcttgtgcacagggacgatggtggtctgcttgaaacatgttggtattagacagtcagggacaggttgaaaacgtcagtgaagacacttgccggttggtcagcgcatgctcagagtacacatcctggtaatccgtctggccctgcagctttgtgaatggtgacctgttcaaaggtcttactcacatcgctACGTGGAGCATgatcacagtcatccagaacggCTGGTATTcgcatgcatgtttcagtgttacttgcctcgaagtgagcatagaagtaatttagctcgtctggtaggtttgtgtcactgggcagttcgTGGCTGTGCTCCCTTTCGTagtctaatagtttgcaagccctgccacatctgatgagcaacagagccggtgtagtacgattcaatctcagtcctgtattgacgctttgcctgtttgatggtttgtcgcagggcatagcaagATTTCTTATAGGCTTCCAGGttagtcccgcaccttgaaagcggcagctctaccctttagctcagtgtggatgttgcctgtaatccatggcttctggttggggtatacagtggggcaaaaaagtatttagtcagccaccaattgtgcaagttctcccacttaaaaagacgaggcctgtaatttatcataggtacacttcaactatgacagacaaaatgagaggaaaaaatccagaaaatcacattgtaggatttaatgaatttatttgcaaattatggtggaatataagtatttggtcacctacaaacaagcaagatttctggctctcacagacctgtaacttcttctttaagaggctcctctgtccttcactcgttacctgtattaatggcacctgtttgaacttgttatcagtataaaagacacctgtccacaacctcaaacagtcacactccaaactccactatggccaagaccaaagagctgtcaaaggacaccagaaacaaaattgtagacctgcaccaggctgggaagactgaatctgcaataggtaagcagcttggtttgaagaaatcaactgtgggagcaattattaggaaatggaagacatacaagaccactgataatctccctcgatctggggctccacgcaagatctcaccccgtggggtcaaaatgatcacaagaacggtgagcaaaaatcccagaaccacacagggggacctagtgaatgacctgcagagagctgggaccaaagtaacaaagcctaccataagtaacacactatgccgccagggacttaaatcctgcagtgccagacgtgtccccctgcttaagccagtacatgtccaggctcgtctgaagtttgctagcgagcatttggatgatccagaagaagactgggagaatgtcatggtcagatgaaaccaaaatataactttttggtaaaaactcaactcgtcgtgtttgcaggacaaagaatgctgagttgcatccaaagaacaccatacctactgtgaagcatgggggtggaaacatcatgctttggggctgtttttctgcaaagggaccaggacgactgatccgtataaaggaaagaatgaatggggccatgtatcgtgagattttgagtgaaaacctccttccatcagcaagggcattgaagatgaaacgtggctgggtctttcagcatgacaatgatcccaaacacaccgcccgggcaacgaaggagtggcttcgtaaga is part of the Oncorhynchus clarkii lewisi isolate Uvic-CL-2024 chromosome 10, UVic_Ocla_1.0, whole genome shotgun sequence genome and encodes:
- the LOC139418435 gene encoding E3 ubiquitin-protein ligase RNF128-like, coding for MIMEPLAKRYLFSWLFVALSLQVSSLHFAVATYYTAYLNVSFIDPANNETISRQGESGPTLYGQDSPKVTVIGDVYLPDPIYSCESDTFYDVPSGSKGWIAIIQRGYECTFSQKINVAASKGAVAAVIFNGLGTNNTVIQMSHPGTGDMVAIMISHRRGMEIVELLRQGIPVSMTIEVVKQHGVWMSHYSVFFVSISFFMITAVTVCYFIFYSARRLNVVRLQNLQQKQLKAEAKKAIGQLQVRTVKRGDKETGPDADTCAVCIDAYKSGDVLTILTCNHFFHKTCIEPWLMEHRTCPMCKCDILKALGVEQPEEDQPSHQLIMHPDMTSYPRVLVPEDTRSETASAGYASVQCTEEHSSPADETHVYETLGHHPGPGSIQVDIFQPHYDNLAFEGNSRNQREPLT